The Ovis aries strain OAR_USU_Benz2616 breed Rambouillet chromosome 11, ARS-UI_Ramb_v3.0, whole genome shotgun sequence genome window below encodes:
- the FN3KRP gene encoding ketosamine-3-kinase isoform X2 has protein sequence MFEGEVASLIAILKTGTVKVPKPIKVLDAPGGGSMLVMEHLDMRHLSSHAAKLGTQLADLHLDNKRLGETLQKEAGIVGRRDEQVARPFVAQFGFDVVTCCGYLPQVNDWQQDWVTFYARQRIQPQMDLVEQRSGDREARELWAALQLKIPDLFRDLDIVPALLHGDLWGGNVAEDSSGPIIFDPASFYGHSEYELAIAGMFGGFSSAFYSAYHSKIPKAPGFEKRLKLYQLFHYLNHWNHFGSGYRGSSLSIMRNLVT, from the exons ATGTTTGAAGGTGAGGTGGCAAGTTTAATTGCCATCCTGAAGACAGGCACAGTGAAGGTGCCCAAACCCATCAAGGTGCTTGACGCCCCAGGAGGCGGCAGCATGCTGGTGATGGAGCATTTGGACATGCGGCATCTGAGCAG TCATGCTGCAAAGCTTGGCACCCAGCTGGCAGATCTACACCTAGACAACAAGAGGCTTGGAGAGACTCTCCAGAAGGAGGCTGGCATAGTAG GGAGAAGAGATGAGCAGGTGGCGCGGCCCTTCGTGGCCCAGTTTGGGTTTGACGTGGTGACGTGCTGTGGGTACCTCCCCCAG GTGAATGACTGGCAGCAGGACTGGGTCACTTTCTATGCCCGGCAGCGCATTCAGCCCCAGATGGACCTGGTAGAGCAGAGGtctggggacagggaggcccgtgAGCTCTGGGCTGCTCTGCAG TTAAAGATCCCCGACCTGTTCCGTGATCTGGACATCGTCCCAGCCCTGCTCCACGGAGACCTCTGGGGAGGAAACGTAGCGGAGGATTCCTCTGGGCCCATCATCTTTGACCCTGCTTCCTTCTATGGCCACTCGGAGTATGAGCTGGCAATAGCCGGCATGTTCGGGGGCTTCAGTAGTGCCTTCTACTCCGCCTACCACAGCAAAATCCCCAAGGCCCCAGGCTTCGAGAAGCGCCTGAAGCTATATCAACTCTTCCACTACTTGAACCACTGGAATCACTTTGGATCTGGGTACAGAGGGTCCTCCCTCAGCATCATGAGGAATCTCGTCACCTGA
- the FN3K gene encoding fructosamine-3-kinase, with translation MEQLLRAELRTTTLRAFGSPGAGCISEGRAYDTDAGPVFVKISHRTLARQMFEGEMASLEALRSTGLVRVPQPIKVIDLPGGGAAFVMEHLKMRGLSSQASKLGDQMADLHLYNQKLGEKLREEENRVGQRAEGTGPRYVAKFGFHTVTCCGFIPQVNEWQDDWPTFFTRHRLQAQLDLIEKDYADREARELWSQLQVKIPDLFCGLEIVPALLHGDLWSGNVAEDDSGPIIYDPASFYGHSEFELAIALMFGGFPRPFFTAYHQKVPKAPGFDRRLLLYQLFNYLNHWNHFGRQYRSPSLGTMRKLLK, from the exons ATGGAGCAGCTGCTGCGCGCCGAGCTGCGTACCACGACCCTGCGCGCCTTCGGGAGCCCCGGGGCCGGCTGCATCAGCGAGGGGCGCGCCTACGACACAGATGCCGGCCCCGTGTTTGTCAAGATCAGCCACAGGACGCTG GCCCGGCAGATGTTTGAGGGGGAGATGGCGAGCCTGGAGGCTCTTCGGAGCACTGGCCTGGTGCGGGTGCCTCAGCCCATCAAGGTGATTGACTTGCCTGGAGGTGGGGCTGCCTTTGTGATGGAGCATCTGAAGATGAGGGGCCTGAGCAg TCAGGCCTCAAAACTTGGAGACCAGATGGCAGATTTGCACCTTTACAACCAGAAGCTCGGGGAGAagctgagggaggaggagaacaGAGTGG GCCAGAGGGCTGAGGGTACCGGGCCCCGGTATGTGGCCAAGTTCGGCTTCCACACAGTGACCTGCTGCGGCTTCATCCCGCAG GTCAACGAGTGGCAGGACGACTGGCCAACCTTCTTCACCCGGCACCGGCTCCAAGCACAGCTGGACCTCATTGAGAAGGATTATGCTGACCGAGAGGCACGAGAACTCTGGTCACAGCTACAG GTGAAGATTCCGGATTTGTTTTGTGGCCTGGAGATTGTCCCTGCCCTTCTTCACGGGGATCTATGGTCGGGAAATGTGGCAGAGGATGACAGCGGGCCCATTATTTATGACCCAGCCTCCTTCTATGGCCATTCTGAGTTTGAACTGGCAATTGCCTTGATGTTCGGGGGGTTTCCCAGGCCCTTCTTCACCGCCTACCACCAGAAGGTCCCCAAGGCTCCAGGGTTTGACAGGCGGCTGCTGCTCTATCAGCTCTTTAACTACCTGAACCACTGGAACCACTTCGGTAGGCAGTACAGGAGCCCATCCCTGGGCACCATGAGGAAGCTTCTCAAATAG